ATCTGCTGCACGAGGTCTACAAGACCGTGTTCCTCAACCACTGGCGCGACGAGTGGGAAGACCAGATCAGCGACCGCAGCAAGCCGCTGCGCCAGCGCCTAGTCGATTTCTACATGCACTATTCGGAGACGCTGTTCACGCCACAGTGGATCCGCATCTGCCTGTTTGCTGCGCTGCGCGGCTGCGAGATCGATCGCTGGTGGATGAACTTCTTCGAGGAGAAACTCGTCCGCAAGATCTGCATCGAGATCCGGCATGAGGCCGGTCTTGTCCGGCCGGACGAAATCCCGATCACCGCGGCGGAAACCGAGACGTACTGGAACTTCCACGGCGGGATCTTCAACTACGGTGTTCGGCGCGAGGTGCACCAAGTGACGCCGCAGATCGACCTGCAGTCGTTCATCGAGCTTTCGGTCGACAGCCTGCTGAAAGGCTTTCCGATGACCGTGCAATCCGTGCTGTTCGTCCGCGACGGCAACGCATGAACGCACCACTGATCGATCAAACGACGCGTCCGATCAGATCGGGCTCTTCTGGTCGAACTGCGGCTTGCGCTTGTCGAGATGCGCCTGCAGGCCCTCGCGCACCTCATTGCCGGTGAAGCCGAGGAACTCCAGCGCGAGCGACGTATCGAAGATCGGCCCTGCCATGCGCATCCAGTTGTTCATGGCATATTTGGTCCAGCGGATGGCGGTCGGAGCGGCGGTCGCCAGCCTCTCGGCGACTTCGAGCGAGCGCTGCTCCAGCTCGGCATCCTCGACCGACATCGACACCAGGCCAAGCTCGTCGGCCTGCGCGCCCGTCAGCGGCTCGCAGAGCATCAGGAGATATTTCGCCTTGGCCATGCCACACAAAAGCGGCCAGACGATCGCGGCGTGATCGCCGGCGGCGACCCCGAGCCGTGTGTGGCCGTCGACGATCTTCGCCGTCTTGCCTGCGATCGAGATGTCGGCAAGCAGCGCCACCGCCAGGCCCGCGCCGGCCGCAGGTCCGCGGATCGCGCTGACGATCGGCTTTGCGCTGTTGATCATGTTGTAGACGAGATCGCGCGCGCCCTTC
This genomic interval from Bradyrhizobium sp. NP1 contains the following:
- a CDS encoding enoyl-CoA hydratase/isomerase family protein; its protein translation is MTDRYAGYTRLLFSRPAPGVLKIEMNRPDRYNATDNAMHHELVRVWKDVDDDPDVSVSLITGVGKAFSAGGDFEIIKENINDFEKRAEHWKGARDLVYNMINSAKPIVSAIRGPAAGAGLAVALLADISIAGKTAKIVDGHTRLGVAAGDHAAIVWPLLCGMAKAKYLLMLCEPLTGAQADELGLVSMSVEDAELEQRSLEVAERLATAAPTAIRWTKYAMNNWMRMAGPIFDTSLALEFLGFTGNEVREGLQAHLDKRKPQFDQKSPI
- a CDS encoding TetR/AcrR family transcriptional regulator, with product MASDWLPRKGPSSIESPVTEAGLPKKSPKRSAPLVKKGTKRTQRPRARRYSPEERRQQIIDGAVSFFSEVGFDGGTRSLAKRLGITQSLIYYFFPKKSDLLHEVYKTVFLNHWRDEWEDQISDRSKPLRQRLVDFYMHYSETLFTPQWIRICLFAALRGCEIDRWWMNFFEEKLVRKICIEIRHEAGLVRPDEIPITAAETETYWNFHGGIFNYGVRREVHQVTPQIDLQSFIELSVDSLLKGFPMTVQSVLFVRDGNA